GACTTCCTGTATATTGGTATATTAAGAAAAAGAAATAAAATAAAAAGAAAAAGTATATATTATTACAATTGCAATTCGCTATGCTAAGTAATTCTAAACAAATTTTAATTAAAGATACTAAAAAGTACAACTCGCTATCGCTCAGACAGTACTTTTCTTAACGTATCTTTAATTAAAATTAGTTAAAAATTGCTAACGCTTGCTCAAATGCAATTTACATAATATATACTTTTCTTAGCACCCTAATGGATTGATAATATTAGTAACGAAAAAAGCACAGAATAATTTCTGTGCTTCTTTCGATACTGTTATGACTGTAAGAGGTATGCTTAAAATAGCACCTAAATAGTAAGTATGAAATTTCTCCAAAGTGACTTGCAATAAGAAGCGAAAAAACATTGAATTTCCATTTAGAAATTCTTCTTTTGGAAATATAAAATTCTCGTGAGCCTGCCAGGACGGCAGGCTAGCGAACCCGAAGCAGGACGCTGAGTGTGAGCGGCAGAGAATTTTATATTTCCAAAAGATTAGAATTTCTAAATGGAATTTCACGTTTCGAGCTCTTATTGCAAGGCACGTAGGAGAACTTCTATACTTCTCTTACATCTCTTTTTCCAGCATCTCTAACAATTCATCAAATCTTCTTATAGTATCCTCTAAAGGTTTTGGAGTGGACATATCTACCCCTGCCTTTTTAAGTATATTTATTGGATAGTCACTTCCACCACTTTTTAAGAACCCTTTATATCTTTCTACAGCACTTTCGCCCTCTTCAACTATCATTTTACTGAAAGAATTAGCTGCTGCAAAACCTGTAGTATATTGATATACATAAAAATCATTATAAAAGTGAGGTATTCTTGACCATTCCATATCTATACCTTCATCTACAACCATATCTGCTCCAAAATATCTTACGTTTAAATCATGATAAGTTTTACATAAATCCTCTGGAGATAATGGATTGCCCTTTTCTATACTTTCATGAGTTATTTTTTCAAACTCTGCAAACATACATTGTCTAAATACTGTAGTCCTTATTCCTTCTAATTGCTGATTTATTAAGAACAATCTTTTTTTCTTATCTGTTTCATTTTTAATTAAATAATCTATTAATAGGCATTCATTAGTTATTGATGCTACTTCTGCACAAAATAACACATACTCAGAATATATATAGGGTTGAGTCTTTCTTGAATAATAAGAATGAATAGAGTGCCCCATTTCATGAGCAAGCGTTGACACATCATTCAATTGGTAATTATAGTTTAAAAGTACGTAAGGCATACTGTCATAGCAGCCCCAGGAATATGCCCCTGTACGTTTGCCCTTATTTTCAAATACGTCTACCCAACCTTCACTAATTCCTTGTTTGAAAATATCTAAATACTCTTGCCCTAGTGGTTTAATACCATCGAGTGTTATTTTAACAGCATCAGCATATTCAATATGATCTACTTCTACATCGACAATTGGCACATATAAATCATACATATGAATTTCATCAAGCCCTAGCAGTTTCTTTTTAAGGCTTACGTATTTATGAAGTGAAGATAAATTATTATTTATAGTATCCACCACATTATGATAAACCTCTACCGGAATATTATTAGGCTTTAAAGAACTTTCTAATGCGCAGGTATAATTTCTTGTTTTTGCATTAAATACAAAATTCTTTATTGAAGATGTTAAAGATGTTGTTAGTGTATTTTTAAATCCACTATAGGTTCCAAATAATGCATCGAAGGCGTCTTTTCTTACTCTTCTATCCTTTGATTTTATAAAACTACTGTAATTTCCTTCTGTTAATTCAACCTCATTACCACTTTCATCTTTTATACTTGGAAATGTCATGTCTGCATTTGTAAGCATTCCAAATATATTTCCTGGTGCATTTAAACAGTCACTAACAGAAGCCAAAAGCTTTTCTCCCTCTGCACTTAAAATATGAGGTTTTTGATCTAAAATATCTTTTAAATAGAATTCATATAGTTTAAGCGCTGGAAGCCTTCTAATCGCCTCATCTACAGCTCCCTCTGGTAATGATAATAATTCAGGAACAAAAAATGCTGTGACACTGGAAACTTCTGCCGCATAAGCATCAACCTTATTTTTAAGAACTTGAAACTCAGCCTTAGCCGTATCCTCGTCCCCTCTTAGATGAGCATATACAAGTAATCTATCTAAAAGTTTCCCAATTTCTACATCGCTTTCTAAAAATAATAATAACTCCTCAGCCTTGCCCAATTTTCCTGAAAACCTTTTCATTTCTGGAGCCTTAGATTTTAATATTTCAAAATCTTCTTCCCACGCCGCAGAAGTCGCATACATCTTATCAACTTTCCACTTATACATACTATTGATTTCATCTCTTGTCTTAAGCTTTTTAACTTCACTCACTAAAATTTCCTTCTTTCATTTTTAAAATTTAAACTCTACTAACCTAAATTAGTAGGTAACATATTATAACTATATTATCATATAATTGAAAAAGATTCTACAATCTAAAAAACCTCACATTTTGTGAGGTTTTTAGTTGTACATTTGAATAAATAGGCTACCATACTGACTTATTATTTACTTATTTGTGTCTAACTATACCACAACTACATTTCTGCACCCATTATGGTTGACTGTCTCGACCAGTTTCCTCATAATTTCATCATTAGGTGTATAACTGTTTATCATATCAAGTCGAACACCAATTTGCCTGTATTTTATAAGTTTATATCTTATATCCGGATTTAAGATCGCGATAAGCTTGCTGATTTTATCTACATTGTTATAGTTATCTAAGACTTCTGGTACAATAACCGTTCTAATTTCATAAATTTTATTTATCTTTGCTAAATATTTTACATTTTCTATGACAGTGGCGTTTCCCATACCCGTAAGCCTCGTATGCTCCTCATTATTATAGGCTTTTATATCTACCATTGCCATATCCATAACGTCCACTAGCTCCTGATGGTCCCATAGTGGCACCGAACCATTAGTATCCATAAAACATGTTAACCCCATCTTTTTAACTTCTCTAAAAAGATTGGTTAAAAACTCACTTTGAAGGGTACACTCACCACCTGAGACTGTAATTCCAGATATGAAAAATTTATTTTTCTCTATCTCTCCCACAACTTCTTCTACAGTCATGCTTTGTGCTTTAGGTGAACTATTCCTTTTGCAAACCTTTAAACATTCATCACATTTACTGCAGGCTGTTTTATCCCATACTATATCAGAGCCCTTGAATTGTAGTGCGCTATAATGGCAAGCGTTCACGCAGGCCCCACAATTATTACAAACATTTATAGTTTCCGGATTATGACAATAAGAGCAATTGAAATTGCACCCTTGCAAAAATATAGCAGTCCTATTTCCTGGCCCATCCACAGAGCTGAAGGGAATAATTCGATTAACTAGTCCCTTAATCATTTTTTCTTATTTTTCGGTCATACACCTTTTGATTAAGAACAGCCCCAAGTCCTAATGTCACTGTATCCTGTAGCACCTGCTGTCCCTTTTGTAATTTTTCCATTTCTGATCTTTTAACAAGATATCCTGTAATTCTTATTACATCGCAATCTGTAGAATATGCTGAAAAATATCTCATTTGCTGTTTAAAAGCACCTTTGATAATATCTAGCACATACTCCGGATTACTTTTAACTGTACTATCAAAATTAAATATATCACCAATTCCCGAAGGAAAAAATTTATGAAATTTAGCTGCCTCTACTATATGCTGAGGAAGCTCCGGTTCATCCCCAATTGGAATTCTACATCCTGGACTTATCCCCATATCAGTATCAATACCCACTTGAGCATGTAATAAATATTTACCTTTAGATATAGTGCAGTTATGGTCATTGTGTTTATTAACCTCATCTTCTAACTTTTCAATAATCTTATAACCTAGATCATTCGCAATTTTCCCATGTCCAAATCTATTTTCTAGTTTAGAAGCGTCAATAAAATAATTCACACATTCTGCTAGTCCAAACATGCCAAACATAGCAGTAAAGTTATCTTTATGGATTAATCCTTCTTTTACCAAGAAATTAGTTTCAAAGAACCCGCTTTCCTCTACTAAAAATCTAATCCTTTCTTTCATATAACCAGCCATTTTCTCTACTGCATCCGGCAATGTTACATTTATAAATTCATCTTGATTTTTTGCTTTTTTAGCAAGTCCAGCTAAATTTAATCTAGATAGTGTGTAGCTTCCCCCACCTATTGTTAATCCATTATAGCAACTGGCTATAGCGTAGTTTCCATCAAACTCCTTAGAGAACATCTCATGGTTAGCAAAACTTGGTTTTGCAGTTATTAGTGCAGTATTAATTGCATCAATAGCAAAATCATCTGAGGTATCAGTACTATATTTTAAAGTTAGGTTAGGAATTGCATTTTGCAATTCTCTTTCTGCTCTTAATATCAATCTTCCTGCTTTACTATCTTTTGGTCCTATATTTGCATGGCAAAATGAATCTGTTATAGTTCTATCTATATGTGTTAAAAATAATTTTATAGCGTGAAAAGCTTCTTCTTCATTAACCACAAAGGGTTCCAAAAGTAAATCAATATTTCCTATATATACTGGAAATGAAGAAATTGATGGTACATGATTGTATAATATTAATAAATTATTTGTAGCCTCCCAAATATCCGAAGGTGGCGTAAGGCCTAAAAATTCACTTCCATTTTTCATAAACTTTTCGTAATTAGGTACTATATACCTAGGTCTATAAGGTGCATGTCCTTCAAAAAGATCACATATTATTCCCTCATCACGAAGGAGTTGAGTACTTGGTTTAATATTTAGAACATCTATACTATTTTCTGCCGCTCTTGCAAGAGTTAGTACCTTTTGTTCATAAGTTAGGGTCCCATTTTTAATAATTTCTAAAATGTTGTCCATTATAACACCATCCATTTAAATTATTTTAACCGCATTTTCAAATGGGTTGTTTAACATATAAGTATTTTAAATAATTATATGTTGTTAATTATATTTTATATTTAATCTCTTGTTTTTGCAAAGTTTTTCTATGTTAATCCATAAGAATTATTTTATAAGTATAATTATGGTTAGATACCGCTATTTTACTGGTAGGATACATGGCAATAAGTAATGATATATTACACGAATTATTGTAATTTATGTTATTATTAGTATATAAGTAAACTATAATTTAGTAGACACTTAGTGCATGTTTTTGCAGAGGCCACAAGAAGTGTTAATTGGTTCAGGTGTGATAGTTCCGAAGGAACATAGAGAAACTTTATTTGATTTATCAGATGGAATGTTACAACTTATATAAAAACTAATAAGAATGGGGGAATATATCAGTGATAGAAACGACACGTCTTTATATAATTGATGCAATAGAAGCGGATATTGAAACTATTATTAATTTGGAAAATCATAAGGACAATCGCGATTTCATATGGCTTGGTACATATGAGGCGCATAAAGCTGAAATTGAAGATAAAAACCACTTACTTTTTGTATTTAGACAAAAAGAAGATAATTTTATTGTTGGATTTGCATTAATTAGATTAGATTTTAAATCTGAAGTCTTTGAACTGAGAAGAATTGCTATTTCTAATAAAGGAATAGGATATGGCAAGGAAGTTATGTCTGCATTATTAAAATATGCATTTGAAGAAATAAATATTAATCGTTTTTGGTTAGATGTATACCCTGATAATATCATAGGAATTAAACTTTATGAAGGGCTTCTAATGCATCGTGATGGAATTCTAAGGCAGAACTATAAATCTGAAAGAGGTTATTTGGATCAAATCATATATTCTATGCTAAAAAATGAATATTTTCAAAATGTCATAGAAAATGCAACAAAAATTAGCCAGAGTTAGTACCTTTTATATTATTTAATAATTATATTTATAATTAATTACTAAATACATACATCCATATTTATAGGATGCATTTATAATCATTAATGAAAAATTATGTAAGAGTAGATAGATAAAAAGTTTTTTTGATTCTGCAGACAATGTATGTAAACTCTGTTTTAGGATTTACAATTATATGGTGATGTGATATAGTCTAATTATAGTATGTCACATCGTTACATGTCATAACTAGACTTAATGCAAATAAGGAGTGTTTATATGGATAAGCTAATTAAAACTTTCCTGCCTATGACTGAAACAGCTTATTATATTTTATTATCATTAACGGAGCCTAGACATGGTTACGCCATAATACTACATGTTGAAGACATAACAAATGGAAGAATTAAGTTAGGTTCAGGAACAGTTTATGGAACCCTTACAAAGCTACAGAATAAGGGAGTAATTTCAATTTTTTCTGATGAAAAAAGACGTACCGTCTATGAAATAACTGAAGTAGGGAAAAAACTTATTCTTGCAGAAATAGAGAGAATAAAAGAACTCCATGAAAATGCAGTAAGATTTGAGGGGGATTTTTATGAGTAAGAGGGTATTTAGACCATTCTGGAGCCTTGATATTATAGAAACTGAAAATTGGTTATGTGAAATGTCAGCTAAAGGTTATTCCTTAAATAAGATTGAAGATATAACTAAAGTATTTGTCTTCGAAAAAGGCGAAATGAGCAGAGTACACTTTAGCATTTGCCGTCATAAAACAGGGATTAATGTTGCTTCGCAATCATTACTTACAAGCGGATGGTATAGTGTTTACACAAATGGAAAATGGACCATACTAGCAAATGAAAATGATGAATCTCAAATAAAAATACATCCTTCAAGAGAAAGTCTACTAAGTAGAAGTCGTATTATAAAATACTCTATAGGATCACTATTGACGTTGTGGTTAATGATGTCAATAATGCCAATGCTTTTACTTACCGAATTACTTTTTAATTCTCACAATGTTTCTTCGAATGTTACTTATATGCCAGGGGCTAAATTATCAATAATATTAATTTTATTAGTTTTAATATTATTAGTTTACATTATGATAAAACTTAATAAATCAGATAAAAAGCTTCATATAGAAAATGGTGCAGATTTAAATCTGAGCTTTACAATACCTAAAGACACAATAATAGATTATAAAGCAGAAAGAAAACTGCGTAAAGATGGAAAAGCTATTAAGAAAATTAAACTAGGTTGGTTTTATTCTCCAGATAAAACAGAAGAATGGCTTGAGAACATGGAAATGAAGGGTTATAACCTATATAGAATGAGCAGATCAGGTTCTACTTTTCACTTTATGAATGGAGAACCAAGAAACGTTAAATATTCTTTAGATTTTCAAATTACTGTAAATGACAGCTATTTTGAAATTCATAAGACTAACGGGTGGAAAATGATATTTACAAGTTTTTCAAGTTTTACAAAACATACATTATGGGGAAAAGAATATTCAGATGAAAAGCCAGCTTTATACTCGGATAATAGTCATATAATAAAACATGCAAAAAAGCAATGTATGGTGTATTGCATGTTATTTACTCCCTTAATTATAATGTATTTATTCATAATCGGCTCAAACATAAAAATGTATTTAGAAGGTTTCCCAATAATATGGCCAACATTAATAATATTTTCGGTATGCATAATTGAATTTGGATACTTTGTTATAAAATCTTTAGGCTACTATTTAAGAACTAGAAAGAGATTTACTTAAGAAGAAATTTTAAAATGCCTTTGTAAAATAAAATGTTTTATATTAGATGGAGGAGATAAAATATTCTTATACGCGATATGATTTTACCTAGGTATATGTAGTTTCAGCATTTTATCGAAAACGGAATGGTTACAACAAATTGGGATGAAGTTGATTTGCCTAATATAGTTATAGTATTTAAATAATAAGTATGAACTCTCTCCATAGTTGCTTGCAATAAGAAGCGAAGAAACATTGAAATCCCATTTAGAGATTATTCTTTTGCTAATAGAAAGATTCTCGTAAGCTTCCACAGGAAGTGGAAGCTAGCGAACCTGAGGCAGGACAACCAATGTGAACGCTAGAGAATTTTCTATTCGTAAAAGATTAGAATTTCTTAATGCGATTTTCAGTTTCAAGCTCTTATTTCAAGGCACGCATGGGAACCTTCATAGATTACTTAAACTACTCCTTACCCAAGCTTAGCAAGTTCCACAGCTATTTGTGCTCCAACTTTAGCATTATTATATACTAATTGAATATTTGAATCTAGGCTATCTCCACCAGTAAGCTCTTTAACTTTTCCAAGTAAGAACGGTGTACTTTCTTTTCCTTTAATTCCTTTTTCATCTAGTTCTTTTAAGGCCTTAGTTATAGCATTAGTTATAACATCATAATCCATCTCATACTCCACTGGAATTGGGTTAGCTATAACCATGCCACCATTTAATCCTAAATCCCATTTTGCCTTTAAGGCTAAAGCAAGTGTGTCCGCTGAATCTATACGATAATCTACTCCAAACCCACTTTTTCTAGTATAGAAAGCAGGAAGTTCATCTGTACCAAATCCAACAACTGGAACACCTTGAGTTTCTAGATACTCTAAAGTTAGTCCTATGTCTAAAATAGATTTTGCCCCTGCACAAATTACAGCAACACTCGTATGTGCCAATTCTTGAAGATCTGCTGAAATATCAAAAGTCTGCTCTGCTCCTCTATGAACTCCACCTATACCACCTGTAGCAAAAACCTTAACCCCTGCAAGTGCAGCAATTATCATTGTTGATGCTACTGTAGTGGCTCCGTCTGCCTTATTGGCTATTATAAAAGGAATATCCCGTCTACTGGTTTTAATTACATTTTTACCACTTCCAAGTATTTCTATTTCCTCTCTAGTTAAACCTACCTTTAGTCTTCCATTAAGAATTGCAATAGTAGCTGGTACTGCTCCATTTTCTCTTATTATTTCTTCTACCTTGAGTGCTGTCTCAACATTTCTTGGATAAGGCATTCCATGAGATATAATAGTAGATTCTAAAGCCACTACTGCTCGCCCTTCTTTTAATGCCTTTGCAACCTCTGGTTTAATATCTAAGTAATTTGTTAACATAATCCTATCTCCTTCATCTTCGTATTTATATTTTCTACTGATATGTTAGGGTTAATAGTATTTTCATGAGACAGAGCGAGTATTGCTGCACTCATAGAAAATCCGGTGCTGTATCTTATATCAAAATCATTGAAATGACTATAAGCTAAAGCTGCCAAAAAAGCATCCCCTGCTCCTGTTGCATTAACTACATGTATCTTGGGACTTCTTATATGATTAGAATTAATCCCATCATCATAATACATACCTTCCTCCCCAAGACTTATAAACACTCTTTTAACTCCTTTTTGTAAAAAGTAATTTGCTACACTTTTTAAATCGTTTTCATTGTTTATTTTAATACCTGATAACATTTCAGCCTCAAGCCTATTAGGTTTAATTGTATGAAAATAACCAATGAAATCCTTTACTTTTTTAGCTTTAGTTGTAGACACCGTATCTAGGAAAAAATCCACACCCTTATAATTAGTTAAAATATATTCAATAGTGTCCTTTGGAATATTTGTATCAATAATACAAATCTTTGAATTTTCTATTATATTCTTCTTATTTTTAATAAAATCCACACTAACCTTGTCCATAATATCCATATAGGCTATTGCTACCATCATATCTCCACTACCATCTAATATTGATAAATATGTGGAAGTAGCATGTTCACTTAAAATAAGGGAATCTTCCATATTAAGATTAATTAATCTTGACTCTTCTAATATTTTCCTTCCATATACATCATCACCTACTGCACTAATAAGCTTAGTTTCTATTCCTAATTTCACTAGGTTTTCACCAATATTTCTTCCCACACCTCCAAAGGAAACTTTTACCTCTCCTGGATTAGAGTCCTTTAATATTAAATCATTATTCGGAAACCCCTGAATGTCAATATTAGTTCCACCAACAATACTTATATAGGGCTGTTCACGTAGGATATAACCCTTACCCACAACATATCCTTTTTTTAGTAAATTACTAATGTGAACCGCCACACTGGAACGTGTAATTCCTAAGGAATCAGCTAGTTCCTTTTGGGAAATCATAGGATTTTTCTTGATCAATTCTAAAATTTCTTGCTCTCTATTTGTCATAGCCCTCTCCTTAATATATGTTTAGTAGATAAACATTAGCTTATTCATATTCTATCATATATGTTTTTGTTTTCCAAGTGAATTATGTGAATTTTCATAAAATAATCAAAATTCTTTTAATGTCACAATAGGATATTCATTTTAAAATTGCAAATACTATTAGTTGATATGAGTAAAAAATATATATTGTGCTATATGAATTAATTGCCCCAGAGAATAGCAAGGAGGTTTTATAGTGTGCTTAGAAAATTTATCTAATGAAAAATTTAAACAACTAGAGGATTTTATAAAAACCGTTCCTAATGACCGTAGTTCTTTAATCGAAGTCTTACATAAATCGCAACAAATATTTGGCTATCTTCCTAACGAAGTTCAGGATTTCGTTGGAGAAAAATTACATGTTCCTACAGCCTCAGTATACGGTGTTGTAACCTTTTACTCCTACTTCACTACAGTTCCAAGAGGTAAATATGTTATAAACATATGCACTGGAACGGCTTGTTTTGTTAGGGGAGCTGCTGATATATTAGGTGAGTTTGAAAGAAGGCTGAGCATATCTGCTGGAGAAACTACCCCGGATAAAAAATATACTATTGAAACACTTAGATGTGTAGGTGCCTGTGGACTTGCTCCAGTAGTAACAGTTAACGGTAAAGTTTTTGGTCATTTTAAAACCAATGATGTAATTAAAATTTTAGAAATGTACTCATAATAGGAGAATTATAGCAATTTATAATTGTTATTTTCACTAAAAAAAAGCGAGGAGGATATGCCTTGAATAAAATCAATTCTTTTGAACAACTTGCGAAAGCTCATGAGGATTTTACGCAATTATTAAAGCTCAGAAAATTCTCACATGAGCAAGAGATAAGCGTAGAACATACTAGATGTAAGCGTGAAATACTAGTTTGTGGTGGAACTGGGTGCCAATCTGCTGATAGTTCACTCATTATTGATAACTTGAACGCAAAGATAAAAGAGTCAGGATTATCTCAGGAAGTAACAGCACATGTAACAGGTTGCTTTGGATTTTGTGAAAAAGGTCCTATTGTAAAAATAGATCCTGACAATGTGTTTTATGTTGAAGTAAAACCTGAGGATACTGATGAAATAGTGCAGCAGCATTTGCTTCATGGTAATGTAATTGAAAGATTATTATATGAGGAACCAACTTTGAAACAAAAGGTTAAAAGGCAAGACGAAATATCCTTTTATAAAAAACAGAATAGAATTGCACTTAGAAACTGTGGTCTTATTAATCCTGAAGATATAAAAGAATCAATTGCTGAGAAAGGTTACATGGCCCTAGGCAAAGTTATTACTACAATGTCTCAGGATGATATTATTAAACTAATCTCTGATTCTGGACTTCGAGGACGTGGTGGCGGTGGTTTCCCTACAGGGAAAAAATGGTCTTTTGCTAAAAAATATGAAGCTCCGCAAAAATATATCATATGTAATGCAGATGAAGGGGATCCTGGTGCTTTTATGGATCGTTCCATACTAGAAGGGGATCCTCATAGTGTATTAGAAGCTATGGCTATTGCGGGATTCGCCATAGGTGCCTCCCTAGGTTATATATATATAAGAGCTGAGTACCCACTCGCAATTGATAGACTTAAAATAGCTATTGAACAGGCTCGCGCTTGTGGTGTTTTGGGTAACAATATCTTAGGAACTAACTTTAGCTTCGATGTGTACTTAAAATATGGTGCAGGTGCCTTTGTGTGTGGAGAAGAAACTGCCCTTATAAAATCCATTGAAGGATATCGTGGAGAACCCACAAATAAGCCACCCTTCCCAGCTGAAAGTGGTCTTTGGGATAAGCCTACAAGTGTTAACAATGTAGAAACCTTTGCATGCATCCCCGCCATTATAAATAAAGGTTCAGAATGGTTCAGCTCTATAGGAACAAAAACTTCTAAAGGAACCAAAGTTTTTGCTCTTGCAGGCAAAATCAATAATGTTGGTCTCGTTGAAGTTCCAATGGGAACTACACTCCGAGAAATCATATATGATATTGGCGGTGGCATTAAAAATGGACGTGAATTTAAAGCCGTTCAAACTGGTGGCCCTTCTGGAGGGTGCATTCCAGCTTCTCTTTTGGATACACCAATAGACTATGAATCACTAAATTCTATAGGCTCCATGATGGGCTCTGGTGGGATGATTGTAATGGATGAGGATAACTGCATGGTGGATATTGCAAAATTCTATCTCCAATTTACTTTAGAAGAGTCTTGTGGTAAATGCACTCCTTGTAGAATAGGCAATACTAGATTGTACGAAATAGTAGAAAAAATAACAAAAGGTAGAGCTACCGAGCAAGATATAGCTAATTTGAAGGAGCTTGGTCAAATTATAAAGGATACATCTCTTTGTGGCCTTGGCCAAACCTCTCCAAATCCTGTTCTAAGTAATCTAAAATATTTTGAAGAGGAATTCAATGCTCATGTACGAGATAAACACTGTCCTGCTGGAGTATGTAAAGAATTATTAATGTATGAAATAACAGACAAGTGTATAGGTTGCACTCGTTGCGCTAAAATTTGTCCCGTTACCTGTATACATGGAAAAGTTAAAGAGCTCCATGTTATTGATCAAAATAGATGCATTAAATGTGGTTCATGCTATGAAGTATGCCCAGTAGATGCCATAATCAGAAAATAAAACTTAAGAGAGGTGAAAACTTTGAATTTAGTAACTCTAACTATAAATGATAAAAAAATTGAAGTAGCAGAGGGCTCTTCTATTTTAGACGCAGCTAAAAGTCTTAATATTCGCATACCTACCTTATGTCATTTTAAACTTCATGATGACAAAACTATAAATGATCCTGGTTCCTGCAGAGTATGTGTAGTAGAGGTAGAAGGTCGCAGAAATTTAGCTCCTGCCTGTTCCACTCCTGTTGCTAGCGGAATGGTTATAAAAACTAATTCTATAAGGGCAATAAAAGCACGTAGAGCAGTAGTTGAACTCTTTCTTTCTAATCATCCTAAAGAATGTTTATTATGCGAAAAAAATCTTCACTGTGAACTTCAATCACTAGCAGCAGAAATGGATATACGCGAAATTAGATATGTTGGTAAAATGTCTCATTATCCAACAGATAATTCAAGTTATTCAATTATAAGAAATCTTGATAAATGTATTTTATGTAGGCGCTGTGAAACTATGTGTAATGAAGTTCAAACCTGCAGAGTTTTATCTGGAATCAATAGAGGTTT
This DNA window, taken from Clostridium estertheticum, encodes the following:
- a CDS encoding PfkB family carbohydrate kinase, with the protein product MTNREQEILELIKKNPMISQKELADSLGITRSSVAVHISNLLKKGYVVGKGYILREQPYISIVGGTNIDIQGFPNNDLILKDSNPGEVKVSFGGVGRNIGENLVKLGIETKLISAVGDDVYGRKILEESRLINLNMEDSLILSEHATSTYLSILDGSGDMMVAIAYMDIMDKVSVDFIKNKKNIIENSKICIIDTNIPKDTIEYILTNYKGVDFFLDTVSTTKAKKVKDFIGYFHTIKPNRLEAEMLSGIKINNENDLKSVANYFLQKGVKRVFISLGEEGMYYDDGINSNHIRSPKIHVVNATGAGDAFLAALAYSHFNDFDIRYSTGFSMSAAILALSHENTINPNISVENINTKMKEIGLC
- a CDS encoding NAD(P)H-dependent oxidoreductase subunit E encodes the protein MCLENLSNEKFKQLEDFIKTVPNDRSSLIEVLHKSQQIFGYLPNEVQDFVGEKLHVPTASVYGVVTFYSYFTTVPRGKYVINICTGTACFVRGAADILGEFERRLSISAGETTPDKKYTIETLRCVGACGLAPVVTVNGKVFGHFKTNDVIKILEMYS
- the nuoF gene encoding NADH-quinone oxidoreductase subunit NuoF; the protein is MNKINSFEQLAKAHEDFTQLLKLRKFSHEQEISVEHTRCKREILVCGGTGCQSADSSLIIDNLNAKIKESGLSQEVTAHVTGCFGFCEKGPIVKIDPDNVFYVEVKPEDTDEIVQQHLLHGNVIERLLYEEPTLKQKVKRQDEISFYKKQNRIALRNCGLINPEDIKESIAEKGYMALGKVITTMSQDDIIKLISDSGLRGRGGGGFPTGKKWSFAKKYEAPQKYIICNADEGDPGAFMDRSILEGDPHSVLEAMAIAGFAIGASLGYIYIRAEYPLAIDRLKIAIEQARACGVLGNNILGTNFSFDVYLKYGAGAFVCGEETALIKSIEGYRGEPTNKPPFPAESGLWDKPTSVNNVETFACIPAIINKGSEWFSSIGTKTSKGTKVFALAGKINNVGLVEVPMGTTLREIIYDIGGGIKNGREFKAVQTGGPSGGCIPASLLDTPIDYESLNSIGSMMGSGGMIVMDEDNCMVDIAKFYLQFTLEESCGKCTPCRIGNTRLYEIVEKITKGRATEQDIANLKELGQIIKDTSLCGLGQTSPNPVLSNLKYFEEEFNAHVRDKHCPAGVCKELLMYEITDKCIGCTRCAKICPVTCIHGKVKELHVIDQNRCIKCGSCYEVCPVDAIIRK